In the genome of Lactuca sativa cultivar Salinas chromosome 3, Lsat_Salinas_v11, whole genome shotgun sequence, the window GGTCCTTGCATTGCAATTGCCTATTTATCGGTTCTAAAGGACTGTGAGATTCATTGCTTTCATGAAGGATTGGAAGTCAAACGACTTGGTGGTCTCCATGTCATTGGGACATCTTTGCATGAGTCCCGAAGAATTGATAATCAGGTAACTTTTCATCAGTATTGTGTTTTAAGGTTTTACATAAATTTAGCATATACTTTCAGACtcacttttttaatttatttcttgCTTTACAAAGCTTCGTGGCAGAGCAGGAAGGCAAGGAGATCCTGGATCAACACGCTTCATGGTCAGGTAAGTTCtgttaaatgatttttataaagtttaaagtCAATCCTTTCATCTTGACAAAATTCTTCATGTTAAATTACGTAATAGTCCTTGGAGTAGTTGACATGAAtagttttttttgttagaatgattccATATATATATGTGCAAGCAAGCACATGCCTTGTGAAAAAGGGAAATCTATTCTAGTCATTCTCTTTAACAAGGCAACCTTAAAGTTGATTTTTTAAACCTGATGTTTAAAACTACATTGAGTGTGAGATAGAAGTTTATGCAGAgaaggaaaaagatagaagttTTTGAGGATGTTGCTGATGAAAAAGATAGAAGTTCTTTAGGATGCTGCTAATGAAGTTTATGCAGAgaaggaaaaagatagaagttgttggcacatagtaagctagataatgcaattgtatataaatgagttcattttttataacatttactcactattggaataattatttgtatttgacatattagtgaaatgaattatctttgttatttatggtattttatttattattatgagatttctaatgtattatttaatatgaaaaattagtaaatctataaataatatttttttaaacatttaaaattatgatacgcaaaaatgtgtgtcatctttatttatgacatggcctttcttgacaggagcttccttgatacgcattgcgtgtcataaacacgcgcgtcgtaaggttacgacacgcaaatgcgtgtcgtcttcctttatgacagggccttccttgatatgcattgcgtgtcataaccgcgcgtcgtaaatgcgcgtcataaatgcgcgtcgtaaatgcgcgtcgtctctctttatgacagggacttccttgacacgcatttgcgcgtcgtctgagcgttttacgacgcgcaatgagcgtcgtaaaaggccttttttctagtagtgacagcagcatgcttctagggacacttagctaattcaataatttccccataaacgaacacacaaataaaattaaagccaaaaagaaaatgaagaacagaatatttttggagtttttgaatttaaaaaaaaatagtttttggaatttttgatacaaataaaattaaagccaaaaagaaaatgaagaacaaaatatttttggagcttttgaatttaaaaaaaaaaaattttttttggaatttttgttaataataaaaaaataaaatgaaataaaaaatgagACAAAAGAAAACAATacagagaaaaaaaaaacttttggaaccgaacccgagcgttcggtatatttcggttgtgaaaaactttggaaccgaacccgagcgttcggtctatttcgggtgagaaaaattttggaaccgaacccgaacgttcggtatacttcggttgccaaagaaaataggttttaaaaagagaataactttgacaataagataaatgcatttggaacaattatacataagatctacaaccaagaaaactacctttgattgatgagcgaaaagcagattattcaaccgaacccgagcgttcggttcatttcggtacattagtacaagacccgaacccgaacgttcggtctatttcgcttcttacttttgagtttaagaggtaatgtttggtactgactccgattccatcatacctagcccttgtagaattttgttgaacgatgcttcaggaagagctttggtgaagatgtcagccagttgatcagtggttcgaacaaaatgaatttcgacgttcccatcttccacatgatccttaatgaagtgatacctcaatgctatgtgcttagtcttcgagtgttgcactgggttatgacagatcctaattgcactttctgagtcacaatatagtgggatctttttcatattgagtccatagtcccggagttgactttggatccaaatcacttgagaagtacaggaggcagctgcgatgtattctgcttcagccgtagacagagatacacatgtatgtttctttgattgccaactaaccaacttcccgtctaggaattggcagcctaccgtggtgcttttcctgtctagtccacaacctccaaggtctgcatctgagtaggcttgaatgaagaagcctgagttggatggataccataggactaaagaggtagttcgcttgagataacagagtatgttcttcactgcaagcatatgaggttcacgtggattcacctgaaatctagcacagtaacaaacagagaacataatatcaggcctgctagcagtaagatacatcagagaaccaatcatctggcgatatagcgtaatatcaattgttggcttatccaatgatggagtaagcttggtgccgaacgccattggaactttaacctttgaatctcccatcatgccaaattttgcgaggagagtcttcgtgtaagcttcctgattaataaagatgccttcgggtccatgtctaatgtttaaaccaaggaaaaagttaattggacccattgagctcatttcaaatttagtctccaccagctttctgaattcagccgttaagctaggattcgttgagccaaagatgatatcatcgacataaatttgaacaatcataaggtggttaccttccttcttacgaaagaaggttgggttaaccgaaccttgtttaaatttggacatctttaaaaacttggtcaTCGTTTCATACctggccctcggagcttgtttcagtccatatacggctttgtccaaaatgtaacagtgattggggtacctttcaatgacgaatccaggaggttgctccacgtacactgtttcttcaagttctccatttagaaatgcgcacttgacatccatttggtagacctcaaagtttttgtgtacatcataggcaagaaatattctaacggattccagcctagctacaggagcgaaagtttcttcatagtcgattccttcctcctgacagtatcctttcaccaccagacgagctttgtttcgtatcacgttgccttccttgtccatcttatttctgaagacccacttcagaccaacaactgaggcatcttgaggagttggaatgagacgccaaactttattcctttcgaattcattcagttcgtcttgcatagcttgaacccaatccgagtgatcaagagcagtgttaattgtctttggttcaacttttgagacgaaggagttaaacatacagaattctacttttgaaaataaggaagtttgttttgcctttaggtgtgtcttgagtttctaGAGCTATAggggtttcgggtggtgttgagctttcaggtgttgacacaccttcgggtgttgtagcacttTCGGGTGTTATGGAACCTTTGGGTgcagcttgagaactgttctcccactcaacatgtgagctcggctgtgatgacgAAGATGTGTCATCCCCCTCAATTGAAGTATCGTGCTGTGGAGGTTCGTTAGAACTTggtcctccttcattcattctctttgtaGTATCTTcaatgagttgcttcagatgatctactttgttgtctgctgcactagcttctgagagagttgccttctctggttcatcgaataactcgacGAACTTCTTAAATAGGTTTGCGATcaaggctgtgacttggcctgtgtgagagaagatttctccaactgtgtcttcgttggcctttagctttttgacatagttatcatcaaaagtcacataataagtttcttctatttttctcgagcgcttgtttaataccctgtaggctttAGAAGAGAGAGAATAGcctagaaatatcccttcatcggctttgacatcgaacttattacgatgttctttagaattgaagatgaaacaccgtgagccgaatacatggaaaaacttgacatttggcttcctgttgttgatgatctcataaggagtgagagtgaattgcttattgagatatgacctgttctgcgtaaagcatgttgcagcaatagcatcagcccaaaaatataaaggtaaagaagcaaaacttagcatggttcgggccgcctcacacaaagatcggtttcgtctttcgacaatcctgttttgttgaggggtgtagggagctgagaagttgtgactggttcctttttcagccaagaattcttcgaattctttatttttgaattccagcccattgtcgctcctgatgttgcgaacgactttcttcagctgtacttcaacctgcttgataaacatctttagcttgagagttgcttcagatttgtgcttcagaaagaacacccatgtaaaacgcgagaaGTCATCAaagatgacaagaatatacttgctaccaccgatgctttcgatagatgatggaccacacaagtcaatgtgaattaactctaatggttcaacaactttagtgtttacaatcgatggatgactttgacgactctgcttccccatttcacacgcagcacataaatgttctcgattgaatttgagcagtggaagacatcgaacatgaccacctgtgacaagtttgttgatatccttgaagttgagatgagagagccttcagtgccacagccagctttcgttagattgtgctttggataataggCAGATAGCtagattccctttgatgggtttaaggttcaggggaaacatttcgcctttgcgctccgatttgagaattactcttttcgttttcttttcaattatttccgaaccctcatcatcaaatgagaccttgagaccggtacctccaacaagctgagatacactgatgaggttgtgttgtagtccttcaacgtatgcgaccttcctaatcgtaaaatcaccatttgttatcattccatagccttttattgtgccgaatgagttgttcccgaacttgacatttccactgtttgaaagagaccgaaattccctcggctcttccttccttcctgtcatgtgacgtgagtagccactgtcaatgtacaattcttcgtcaaactgctcgtcactgataacctgcaaaaattaagcagatttaggaacccaaagtttcttgggtccacgtgagcctttcacaggaacaggaatagtaagagagatgtcaacaagatatgttctttttattaaagttgtttcatctttctttttaacggtgaaaaccttaattttattgggatttgttataGTCAGTTTGGATTTAGTTTTAGGCACTGGGACATTGGTATGCTTTTGATCGgttttgactgaggaaaccttcgattttcctttcaaatctgttgaagattttggattttgagtattaaCAAAATtagatttagaatgaggttgagaggaattagaaggattagaagaagtagaacgagagaatttagactgagatgttttcttgactcgaggttctaagtgacccttttgtttttgatcattagtggtacCAAACTTAGAACTTTGGTTGCTTTTGCTCTCAGAaccgaacttatgctttcggtagcttgtgtattctgaaccgaacctttgccttcggttatcATAATTTTTAGAACCAAACGTGTCCTTTCGATTGTTATgaccctcagaaccgaacctctcccttcggttgttattactttattgtgatctaacagtacttttctctgactttgaatttctgtcatgataagagaaatgggcgttttgagattgccaaaactgttttcgttctgagagattcttcttgtatctcatattcctttgctgcttctgattcttcacttgcttcggctgtcgatggatatttgatttttgcttttgctttttgtcagccggttcactctgaactgatgaagtttcgcttgaaggagtgacttcttttgaaggatctcctttttcttcaggaacatcttttgtaccactagtacttggtatGTCAAAGTTATCGGTCTTGTTCagaggctctggtacatatctgcctttggttttccaggacgttcgttcagacagaccaacagtttcgtcagcattgtcgataggagcagaccagaagaactcatcacaaccatcagcgttgtcttcgtttacaatggctgtgagttcagctgtctgatgttcggttacacctgtgaccttatacacctgatttggagtcgtccttaccttttggtatacaacaactttttcttcaaggatcggggacttttgttgggacagacgagcaaactccacagaattttcttaaataagatttttgtggttttcgggttcactcttgacaaactcagaacagttaacttcatcctctacagaaaatttcactcatatcatcatcctcattaagctcagatgcattttcaacatcaattttattttctgagctcaaattggcattcaatgagtcaaacttttgtatggtttcggtccttagtttcaatttatcattttcatccaaaaggtttttcagcatgtccttatggtccttggactttatgaaagattcgattttgtctagtccatacatataagtcggatttacatcctcagacgaaactacactttcgcaattatatgcttcagtgtcgatttcatcctccttaaactcaaggaagggcaaaatcatgcgatgaattttctgccctatttcacagtttaaatgaagttgtgtgatattagtgtaaagacgcttagcaattaaacaaaagacatttgtctgttttaaaagtttcaaattgtctctttgtaaataaatgttttcgtccttggatttgattaactccgactccttcagctcgatccacatcatccgttcctcactttttgaagacgccctgcttaattggtcagttaggttagaattggtgacctgtgtttgagttaaactgctgtctagatgcgaGATTCTTGAAttgacattttttaattctttttcatatgagatttgtgggactttgaatgaaacaaaaacagattgtaccttctttattaactcatcaagctcgttaaactgcacgctgagaggttttgctatgaagcacaagtcctctcgctcctttgtgtcttcattcccaccgtccgtgttgtatcccctcatttgagctacatccgacaccatcaagcactttccaccgcttccttcatccttcgcaacataagcctttccatgagatggcttccttacttcatcatcctcagagtcggttaaccagacttccacgccaccgaactcatcatctgctaccgaaccctgcacaattaaagcattcattgaagggttagtgacatatttctttttcttgatctcttccagcttttttaTTAACACAggttcttcatctttctcctcatccttttctgctattttcttgaggacacaatctttggcatagtggttctttcctccacaatagtagcagttcacacccgaatctcctttagctttcggttccttttttggttcttctgctttcggttcttccctgaccttttcagaactataacttccctgccaatttcggttcttattggtaggaaaccttttcttgatgaacctcttcgggttttacaccatcattgcatagtcttcagaggtaaggtcatagtcctctaagttgaagtcttcatcttccatcacacctttgcttttggacagaagggccaatgatcccaagcttgaaactacatttttctcctgcaagacaatcttttcttgggatttcaaaatccctaacagctttgccaatgagtaagatttgaattgctcatgtgctgtaacggtggacacaaccgctctccactcggatctaagaccgtttaaaaacgtaaccttttgttcaatcaacttcacTTCAATATCATGTtaaatcatcttactaagaagatgattgaagcgatcgaacgtttgagttacagtttcttcaggactctgcttgaattcaccaaactcggacaaaagtaaggtttgaatggaatgctcgagatcttcatctgtggaatataaatctcgcagcctatcccatatctctttagcagtgctgcacgaactcactagcctgaaagtatcagattgaagagcgaatctgattagtctcaatgctttaatattgcactgaaatttatctttttcgtcttgggcaacatcttttacatctttcaacagatcattatactctttctgagttttaatgattcttgatgtTGCTGAATGGGCGAATGGTCCAGACATGATTGCCTCCCAAATAAGATATTCGTTGtcctcagatccaatgacataatcttcaaagtgatgtgcacagacttcgtaatcctgggtgtaaaggatgggaatcttcgtcgttgatccaatgttgtttgagatgttaatgggatttgattgtgactcgtccatgctagatcgaataacctgtttaaaagatcagacttgtaatatattaatttagggaaaaacgaataaatgctgagttacatcaattatgggatgacggctcaataaatattagttaatgcggaataaccctaatcgcaacctttttcacagaaaagatgtgtatgaattacatagcctcctgctctgataccaattgataggaAAAATAAGaaacgtgaagatcgattagatctatgaaacaggtattacgatgaactcaaaacaataaataaaacaagagtggatcaaagtatgtcgaatgattagatcaaacaatcctcagtagagctcgactaagaacttccgctgtagaggatttagggttacaagaacgataataataaacttctgaattatgctctgatcgttctattctctcatttttccaagatgcatgcaagcacctatatttatatacAACCCTACTAAActtcacggatggacaggcccataccggagatacaaaagtagactagctaacgagcccaatagacgcaacacttaatacaaaacacgacccaacacttTACATATTTGCTCATTAGATATAGAatgattatttttttaaaaataacacTCTTGTCTATTACCATATGTTTTAATTATGCTTAAAAGGCAATATATTTCTTTTAAAAGCTCAAAGTTAATGAAGAATTTGAACATAACTTGAAATGAGTAAAAAAAACCTATAGCAATTCCTATTTCTAACACCCATGCCTTTTGTGTTTGTTAAATAATGGAAGGTGTGGAGCCATGAAATCTTGTTTTTTCTTAATTAAAAGAAGAAAATGATGCaaagtttttattattttcttgaaaAAACTGATGCACCTGATGGTTTATGAGGAATAGAGAGGTGGATTGGGATTCTTAGCATGAAGAAGGTCGATGGTGGCAGTGATTTGTTCATTTGATTGAAATTGATTAGgactatttaaatttaaattgggTTTTGATTGGTTATATGTTTTATTCTAAAGTTTGATTTTTTAACAGAAAGGAATGTGATGAAagataataaaataggaaaatcCATTATTTTTTATATCAATTGTATTGTTCAAAACGAGATTAATGTTGTGTTAATGATGCGGACCTCCGCGGAGAGGGGTAATTTTGGTATTTCACATTCATCTTTTTCACAAAACCGGACCCTCCTCTTTGGTCCCCCCACTGGTCCCCCATTCCTTGTTTACGAAGACGAGTCTCCGCATCGAATCTCCACCGGCTTCTTCGACAGCACTCCGGTGACCGACATTTGCCGACGACAAAACCAGCAACTAAGATCGACTTCCGGCAGTAGTAATGGAGGAGAATCTCCCCAATATTTTGAGCGATGGTTTAGGCTCCCAGGTAATTGTCACTTTCCCTTATTTCGATTAATGTATTATATGTTACGAGTTGAAAACCGATTAGATTAGggtgattaaacataataaatagGAAAAAAAAGGGAAAAATTGGATACAAACTGAAAAAATGGGGGATTTAGGGTTCCGGTGGGAAGATCCATTCCGCGGTGGGGAAGATCCATTCCACGGAGGGTTATATCAGTCCGCAGAGGACCCTCCGCGGAGTGAAGTAATGCTCCACGAAATATAGAAAAGAGGCTCCGCGGAGGGTGGAGGTCTATCCGCAGAGGCTTCTCCGCGGAATGTGTAACGCCGGCGTTTCCAAGCTAGGCATTAtccttgatgtaatagtctaggttaacccatGTAACTCTTttaaagtattaatgatgaaatatttgagtattatgtgaattatgtgaatcatgtgtttattttcttaattattataatttaatgaattaagaataaaataagcgtcaaaattaaagtatgagataagcccaatatctttgcataaagatgtagtggtcgaaacaaggattccgaagatataaagaatgctgaaatccgagttataacgaagaagttatgacccgtcgaaattTTGCAGCAGAACcagcaacgctgaatgacgtaaaaggtaaaatttacgttagagcaatatttagccttagttatctaaacgaaattcatagagttcattaaaccgagagtgtgcataaaaagaacacccaaatctgatttcgtatgaggaagtcatgattttctaaagtttcgacttcgcagtatgcagcccgaatcctcgatttgagatcgagcggtttatagccgaaaaaatctaaacgggaatcgaagatctcgttgttagtagcgaaacgatgaaaagttaggcgagaacggacgttggacgaagaagttatgaatttataacgaagttttcctgtccgggcctactaaaattaaataataaaaataaaatcaaaattagccgacggagtctaaacgaacgttgtagagcgtagtctcacctacgcgtggatataaagaacgtcgaaaacggagctcgtatacgaaagttacgcaatttagaagtttgacgagtcaaattacgccgagcgtaatttgagtacacccaacgtactcagaagggtgcaagttgcctgaccaatactcgagtgccaccaattgacgcatgcagtgacgtcaaactacgcccagcgtaaccaagttacgcccaacgtactgagtacgcccaacgtaattggaaattacgcccggcgtaatcccagacccccagcttataaatagaaaccgagaccagccattttctcttgttcaaactctttcttctctctagtttttgccttgatttgcgtgccaatcatatcccgaagccccggtatcattcccgagccccgaagcaagatccgaagtcccgaggatcccgaagagcgttattcccgagccgaagccctgcccgcgaggatcCCGGTTTTTGTGAacatcttccagatctacggagaaacactacttctgcaagctgtagtgctgtccgatcatcttttgatcaggcgagtgtgtagttactttcttccaacacattattatgaagcattttatataaaatacgtgttatgtgtatatatttttttgttatatgtgtgaatgtatattcactctcttctatctcatagatctgatttgttctctatgaaatacatgttatgtgtgtgtgcctcatctgttatgtggaatatgtattgattaaagcatacTATACAGGTCTTaaactaatatgttgggtagaacatgggtagatagttgatgtgtgataaacagatgagaggcctcgatgttgttttgattcattcatctagcggagtttagatgatgaccacggattttggggatgtcacagttggtatcagacattagtttaagcgaactaggaatttgtaggatttctagacttaaacttaaaatgctaagttaaattttgagatgtgtgtctgtgatattttagacacgagcactagtttattttaggaaaattgcctaaaatgcttttatgtgctaaatgttatatgttttccatatatgatattatttgttcggatctatggtccgttgtcgaccggatctggaaaccatatgtgtgtaggattctaagcgtacatctacaatattagaactagcatgtaaacgtttcggagtaataaggatgatttgaatatctatcgtgaataaggttCTAATtttaccttattcggtgtgtagatcaacaatggtgagaacaagaagtggagttggaaatgctgatgaaaacaggaatcaaccaccagtgattgagcagatacctgtcgtagcagcagcacctgagccgataacaatggctggtgtacagttgatgattcaaacgatgttggatcgtcaaatggaggagactaggcggttgcttcaacagaatcatgaagaactgtcaatccaagtggaagagcccgaattaaatgaagggcactcggaaggtggaaacttcagtgggtctgttggtcaagccaacccaccgatagttaggcaaaacaaccatgatggaaggaatgatggaatgggatgcaagtacaaggactttctaacttgcaaaccatcgaccttcaatggaaaggaggataggattggagttatggattggatctcagaaatggagttggccttcatgacttgtggctgcagaggcaagttgcagactatctatgcagtgcgtcagttccgaggtggatccgttcgttggtggaacactctagggaaaactttaagccctaatgagccactacaactgacgtgggcagaattcttggtgcagttcaagcgcaagttctgttcgGCCCAAAATATGTTGGAgttagagaacaagtttctgacattgacgaaaggcagcatgtcagttgatgaatacacaaacGCTTTCACCGATAATATGAAGTTTGCTTTGTGCATCgtgccagatgagctgacaaaggttgaccgatacgcaaaaggacttccatgggagtatgcagtgccagtgcgtcaggcacctactctagaggcagctatttgggctgccaagtcttttgaggacatgatca includes:
- the LOC128133077 gene encoding protein translocase subunit SECA2, chloroplastic-like; the encoded protein is MSQSMGLDELQRLVEEQAEMYPLGPCIAIAYLSVLKDCEIHCFHEGLEVKRLGGLHVIGTSLHESRRIDNQLRGRAGRQGDPGSTRFMVR